From Paracoccus suum, the proteins below share one genomic window:
- a CDS encoding esterase-like activity of phytase family protein has product MAAGADPASAARVTYVGTYVWQSDEPTFGGFSGLEVSDDGSRYWALSDRATIRWGSFERDRAGRIRGMTTAGTAALRSTKGAPLKPGYEGDSEGLAIAPDGTIWVSFEGLNRVVSYATPDSSAQAIPLPPAFTDLPDNGGLEALAVLPEGTLLTVPERSGGTDKPYQFYRFRDGAWDQPFTMPRSDSWLPVGADVGSDGRLYLLERNFRGIMGFASRVRRFDIAEDGLSGGEVLLTTSPGQYDNLEGLAVWRNDRGIHLTMISDDNFLIFQRTELVEYRVTD; this is encoded by the coding sequence GGCCGACCCTGCCAGCGCGGCACGCGTCACCTATGTCGGCACCTATGTCTGGCAGTCCGACGAACCGACCTTTGGCGGCTTTTCGGGGCTAGAGGTCTCGGACGACGGCAGTCGCTACTGGGCGCTGTCCGACCGCGCCACGATCCGCTGGGGCAGTTTCGAGCGTGACCGCGCCGGCCGTATCCGCGGCATGACGACCGCCGGCACCGCTGCCTTGCGCAGCACCAAGGGAGCGCCGCTGAAACCCGGCTACGAGGGCGACAGCGAAGGGCTGGCAATCGCGCCCGACGGCACCATCTGGGTCAGCTTCGAGGGGCTGAACCGCGTCGTCAGCTACGCCACCCCCGACAGCTCCGCGCAGGCCATTCCTTTGCCCCCGGCTTTCACCGACCTGCCCGACAATGGCGGGCTGGAGGCGCTGGCCGTCTTGCCGGAAGGCACCCTTCTGACCGTCCCGGAGCGCAGCGGCGGCACCGACAAGCCCTATCAGTTCTACCGCTTTCGCGACGGGGCCTGGGACCAGCCCTTCACCATGCCCCGCTCTGACAGCTGGTTGCCGGTCGGTGCCGACGTCGGCTCCGATGGGCGCCTCTACCTGCTCGAGCGCAACTTCCGCGGCATCATGGGTTTCGCCAGCCGCGTGCGCCGCTTCGACATTGCCGAGGATGGCCTCTCCGGCGGCGAGGTCCTGCTGACCACCTCCCCCGGCCAATATGACAACCTGGAGGGGCTGGCCGTGTGGCGCAACGACCGCGGCATTCACCTGACGATGATCTCGGACGATAACTTCCTGATCTTTCAGCGCACCGAACTGGTCGAGTATCGCGTAACGGACTGA